The genomic region AATATTCATCACCATGATGGTATCTGTTCTAGCATCAGATGAGCCTTGCGAAATCCGCTTATCACTGCCAAGAATCAAAATATTAGTCCCGTCACGACTATCTTGACCGTTAAAAGGTTCTACCACTGCAGCAGAATAATTCGTCTCGCCACTAGAAACTTCGTGAACCCCATGATAAAACATGTAAACCATGCCAATCATAACAATAACAACTAAGAAACCACAAAATTGCAAAAAATGCTTAAAACGTTTTTTATGGTTCTTCTTTTTGGGCTTCTTTGCTTTGGTCGCCTTAGGTTCTTCGTGTGCGATTCCTTCGTAATAATCTAAATAAGAAGTTTGCTTTTTTGACTTTTTCTTTCGCTTTGAAGAACGTGACTTTTTTGCCTGCGGATATTTTGGCAGACCTTGTGAAGTGACTTGATTATCATAATCATCATAATCATCGTCATAGTCATCATCGTAGTAATCATAATACTCATAATAGTCACCATAATCGTCATAACGCTCATAATTTGGCTCTTTATTGGCAGACGAAGGATATCCAGATGACATCTCTCGCATAATCATCTGCTTTTTATGATAGAGATAACCAAATTCTTCCTTTTGCTGCGGATTTAGATATTCTAAATTTCGCAAAAGGTATTCATATCTTAATTCTTCATGTCGACTTAATTTATCTTGTGCCATATCTCATACCACTCTTTCAATCTAGCTATACTAAAGTCAGTACAAGTTTAACGAAACGACTATACTAATATTATACTAAAAAATGACATCAGAACGAAATCATAACTTGTAAACGTCGTAATTTCCGAGCATTTTATAATCAATACCCAACAAATGCAATTCTTCTAAGGCAAAAGAGACCAGGGCTTCATTGGTGTTATCAACATCGACGATGAAAAAATACTCTCCGAGAGCTGTCTTTAAAGGGCGACTTTCGATTTTAGTCAAGTTAATTCCTCTCCATGCAAATACAGACAAAGCCTTATAAAGTGCCCCTGGAAGATTATCTGGCAGAGTTAAAGTAAGAGACACTTTTTGTTGACACTTAGTCAATTCAAAAGCGTATTTCTTTCGACCAAGCACCCAAAAGCGCGTGTAGTTTTCATCCATTTCTTGGATGTCTTTGGCGATAATCTCTAAGCCGTATTCTTTTGCGGCAGCAACTGGAGCAATCGCTGCAAATGGCTTATCAGGATTTTCAGCAATAAAACGCGCAGCATAGGCAGTGCTCGCTGTCAT from Streptococcus lutetiensis harbors:
- the pheA gene encoding prephenate dehydratase gives rise to the protein MKVGYLGPNGSFTHNVAIKAFPSADRVSFGNITEVIKSYEEGVVDYAIIPVENSIEGSVHETLDYLFHQAQIEAVAEMIQPIKQQLLATSQDKVIEKIFSHPQAIAQGKKYTKSHYPNAQIEMTASTAYAARFIAENPDKPFAAIAPVAAAKEYGLEIIAKDIQEMDENYTRFWVLGRKKYAFELTKCQQKVSLTLTLPDNLPGALYKALSVFAWRGINLTKIESRPLKTALGEYFFIVDVDNTNEALVSFALEELHLLGIDYKMLGNYDVYKL